A stretch of the Lolium perenne isolate Kyuss_39 chromosome 3, Kyuss_2.0, whole genome shotgun sequence genome encodes the following:
- the LOC127345676 gene encoding cytokinin dehydrogenase 4 translates to MVKASMVCYLKLLLLLALGGVTMHVPDADVLAPLGPGALRLHGHLSFHDVAAVARDFGNRCSLLPAAVLHPGSVSDIAAAVQRVFQLGERSPLTVAARGHGHSLLGQSQTAGGIVVKMESLGGNARMQVHNGDGATTPYVDAPGGELWINVLHETLKHGLAPRSWTDYLHLTVGGTLSNAGVSGQAFRHGPQISNVNQLEIVTGRGDVVTCSPEENSDLFYGALGGLGQFGIITRARIALQPAPKMVRWIRVLYSDFASFTEDQEALISAEKTFDYIEGFVTINRTGILNNWRTSFKPQDPVQASHFQSDGRVLYCLEMTKNFNDDEADIMEQEVGVLLSRLRYIQSTLFHTDVTYLEFLDRVHSSELKLRAQGLWEVPHPWLNLLIPRSTIHKFASEVFGKILKDSNNGPILLYPVNRAKWDNKTSVVIPDEEIFYLVGFLSSAPSLSGHGSVEHAVNLNNKIVDFCEKANVGMKQYLAPYTTQQQWKAHFGARWETFERRKHMYDPLAILAPGQRIFPKASLPMSL, encoded by the exons ATGGTGAAGGCGTCGATGGTGTGCTATCTcaagctgctgctcctcctcgctctcggcggggTCACCATGCACGTGCCGGACGCCGACGTGCTCGCGCCGCTGGGGCCGGGGGCGCTGCGCCTCCATGGCCACCTCAGCTTCCACGACGTGGCCGCCGTGGCCAGGGACTTCGGCAACCGCTGCAGCCTGCTGCCGGCCGCCGTGCTCCACCCGGGCTCCGTGTCCGACATCGCCGCGGCCGTGCAGCGCGTGTTCCAGCTCGGTGAGCGCTCGCCGCTCACCGTGGCTGCACGCGGCCACGGCCACTCGCTCCTCGGCCAGTCCCAGACCGCCGGCGGGATCGTCGTCAAGATGGAGTCCCTCGGCGGCAACGCTAGGATGCAGGTGCACAACGGCGATGGTGCCACCACACCTTACGTGGACGCCCCCGGAGGAGAGCTCTGGATCAATGTGCTGCATGAGACGCTCAAGCACGGGCTGGCGCCCAGGTCGTGGACCGATTACCTCCACCTCACTGTCGGCGGTACGCTGTCGAATGCCGGGGTCAGCGGCCAGGCGTTCCGGCATGGGCCGCAGATCAGCAATGTCAACCAGCTGGAGATTGTGACAG GAAGAGGAGATGTCGTCACCTGCTCGCCCGAGGAGAACTCTGACCTCTTCTACGGCGCTCTCGGCGGCCTGGGCCAGTTCGGCATCATCACCAGAGCCAGGATTGCTCTCCAGCCTGCACCAAAGATG GTGAGGTGGATACGGGTTCTCTACTCGGACTTCGCGAGCTTCACCGAGGACCAGGAGGCGCTGATCTCGGCGGAGAAGACATTCGACTACATCGAAGGGTTCGTGACCATCAACAGGACGGGCATTCTCAACAACTGGAGGACGTCCTTCAAGCCGCAGGACCCAGTCCAGGCGAGCCACTTCCAGTCGGACGGAAGAGTGCTATACTGCCTAGAGATGACCAAGAACTTCAACGATGATGAGGCCGACATCATGGAACAG GAAGTTGGTGTGCTGCTGTCCCGGCTAAGATACATACAGTCGACTCTTTTCCACACCGATGTCACCTACCTGGAGTTCCTGGACAGGGTGCACTCCTCCGAGCTGAAGCTCAGGGCTCAGGGCCTCTGGGAAGTGCCACACCCATGGCTGAACCTTCTAATCCCAAGAAGCACAATCCACAAGTTCGCGAGCGAGGTCTTCGGCAAGATCCtgaaagacagcaacaatggcccCATACTTCTTTACCCAGTGAACAGAGCAAA ATGGGACAACAAGACGTCAGTAGTTATACCAGATGAAGAAATCTTCTACCTTGTGGGGTTCCTGTCTTCGGCACCGTCGCTCTCAGGCCACGGCAGCGTCGAACATGCAGTGAACCTGAATAACAAAATAGTCGACTTCTGTGAGAAGGCCAACGTTGGGATGAAGCAGTATCTAGCACCCTACACTACGCAGCAGCAGTGGAAAGCCCACTTTGGGGCGAGGTGGGAGACATTTGAACGGAGGAAACACATGTACGATCCCCTAGCAATCCTAGCCCCAGGACAGAGAATATTTCCAAAGGCATCACTGCCTATGTCGTTGTGA